One window from the genome of Eucalyptus grandis isolate ANBG69807.140 chromosome 7, ASM1654582v1, whole genome shotgun sequence encodes:
- the LOC104422937 gene encoding LOW QUALITY PROTEIN: L-type lectin-domain containing receptor kinase IV.1 (The sequence of the model RefSeq protein was modified relative to this genomic sequence to represent the inferred CDS: inserted 1 base in 1 codon) — MFFKILVLVSLLAVSAYAQVTSFVYNGFQLGKLSLDGMAWVTXDGLLNMGYDVRQNMGHAFHPEPVQFKNSPNGSVFSFSTTFVFAIRPRYKGLSGHGIGFMVMPQRGFPGSLSSEYLGIFNQTDHGNATNHVFGVEFDTFQSSEFNDINDNHVGIDLNGLISANSTPAGYYADGGEFKNLTLISGEEMQVWVDYNGTEKRIDVTLAPIKVQKPNTPLLSLTWDLASVINENMYVGFSSSTGSTQTSYYVMGWSFGVNAKAQELALSQLPKLPQVGKKDTSKVLTIGLPWVVLFLISILISSVVYVMRRKRKFAEVLEDWERDYGPHRLKYKDLYIATKGFREKELLGTGGFGRVYRGILPTSNIEIAVKRVSHESRQGMREFIAEIISISRLRHRNIVSLLGYCRRKGELLLVYDYMPNGSLDRYLYNQPTVTLNWRQRFRVIKGVASGLLYLHEGWEQVVIHRDIKASNVLLDADLNGRLGDFGLARLYDHGADPQTTHVAGTLGYLAPEHTRTGKATRSTDVFAFGVFLLEVACGRRPIQNGDAEDTILVDWVFSCWDRGTILEGRDPKLGAEFVEEEIELVLKLGLMCSHAEPLMRPSIRQVLHYLEGDIPTPELSSIGGRLTVGHHGGFDDLARSPSSMEEAFQQSYSAVESLLSGGR; from the exons ATGTTCTTCAAGATTCTTGTTCTGGTTTCTCTGCTAGCCGTTTCGGCTTACGCTCAAGTGACCAGTTTCGTGTACAACGGTTTCCAATTGGGAAAGCTGAGCCTCGATGGGATGGCCTGGGTCA CCGATGGCCTCCTGAATATGGGCTACGACGTCAGACAGAATATGGGCCACGCCTTCCATCCCGAGCCAGTCCAGTTCAAGAACTCGCCAAACGGCTCCGTCTTCTCCTTCTCCACCACGTTCGTCTTTGCGATCCGACCTCGGTATAAGGGTCTGAGCGGCCACGGGATCGGCTTCATGGTCATGCCCCAGAGAGGCTTCCCCGGGTCCCTGTCTAGCGAATACCTTGGCATTTTCAACCAAACTGACCACGGCAACGCCACCAATCATGTGTTCGGGGTGGAATTTGACACGTTCCAGAGCAGCGAGTTTAATGACATCAACGACAATCATGTCGGAATTGACTTGAACGGGTTGATATCAGCAAATTCAACTCCAGCAGGGTATTATGCAGATGGTGGTGAGTTCAAGAACTTGACTCTAATCAGTGGTGAAGAAATGCAAGTTTGGGTGGACTATAATGGAACTGAAAAGCGGATCGATGTCACATTGGCTCCGATCAAAGTGCAAAAGCCAAACACTCCCCTTCTGTCTCTTACATGGGATCTCGCGTCAGTTATCAACGAGAACATGTATGTTGGCTTCTCGTCATCGACCGGTTCAACCCAAACTTCTTACTATGTTATGGGTTGGAGCTTCGGGGTAAATGCAAAGGCTCAGGAACTTGCCCTGTCCCAACTTCCTAAGCTTCCTCAGGTCGGTAAAAAGGATACGTCGAAGGTACTAACTATTGGGCTACCATGGGTGGTTCTTTTCCTCATATCAATCCTGATCTCAAGCGTGGTTTACGTGATGAGAAGGAAACGGAAATTTGCCGAGGTGCTTGAAGATTGGGAGAGGGACTACGGCCCACACCGGTTGAAGTACAAAGACCTTTATATTGCAACAAAAGGATTTCGGGAGAAAGAGCTATTAGGGACTGGTGGGTTCGGTCGGGTCTATAGAGGAATCTTACCCACATCAAACATAGAGATCGCAGTGAAGAGGGTCTCACATGAATCGAGACAGGGTATGAGAGAATTCATAGCAGAGATCATCAGCATCAGTCGGCTACGTCACCGCAACATAGTGTCGCTCCTTGGTTACTGCCGTCGGAAAGGGGAGTTGCTCTTGGTTTATGACTACATGCCTAATGGGAGCCTCGATAGGTACCTCTATAACCAACCAACGGTCACCCTAAATTGGAGGCAAAGATTTAGGGTGATCAAAGGAGTGGCATCTGGACTGCTTTATCTGCACGAAGGCTGGGAGCAAGTAGTGATCCACAGGGATATAAAGGCGAGTAACGTCTTGCTAGATGCTGACCTAAATGGAAGACTTGGAGATTTTGGGCTTGCGAGACTATACGACCACGGAGCCGACCCTCAAACGACTCACGTCGCAGGAACGCTTGGTTATCTCGCCCCCGAACACACGCGTACCGGCAAAGCCACTAGGAGCACAGACGTGTTTGCATTCGGGGTGTTTTTGCTTGAGGTCGCCTGCGGGAGAAGGCCGATCCAGAATGGAGATGCGGAGGACACGATATTGGTGGACTGGGTATTTTCTTGCTGGGACAGAGGTACCATTCTCGAGGGCAGAGATCCGAAGTTGGGGGCGGAGTTTGTGGAAGAAGAAATAGAGTTGGTTCTGAAACTCGGGTTGATGTGTTCCCACGCCGAGCCGCTGATGAGGCCTAGCATCCGTCAAGTTTTGCATTACTTGGAGGGCGATATTCCAACGCCGGAGTTGTCGTCCATCGGCGGCAGGTTAACAGTCGGTCATCACGGAGGTTTTGATGATTTGGCTAGGTCTCCGTCCTCCATGGAAGAGGCATTTCAGCAATCATATTCTGCTGTAGAATCGCTTCTCTCAGGTGGGCGATGA